A part of Prolixibacteraceae bacterium genomic DNA contains:
- a CDS encoding Crp/Fnr family transcriptional regulator: MWNDENLLDKLKENQAVWIKINSLFVEQKIAPKTLLLREGEISNNFFFIKKGCLRESSNHDGKDITFQFFFEGEAVASIDSFIEQKPSLFSIETIEQSTILLLKRENYLNILKNFPDIQNTFQDLLFKRFRIYGELFISRIKNTPQELYKDLIDNHSEIIKRIPQHYIASYLGITPISLSRIRNRKQ, from the coding sequence ATGTGGAATGATGAAAATCTCCTAGATAAATTAAAAGAGAATCAGGCAGTTTGGATAAAAATAAACTCACTTTTTGTAGAACAAAAAATTGCACCTAAAACATTACTTCTTAGAGAAGGTGAGATTTCCAATAATTTCTTTTTCATTAAAAAGGGATGTTTAAGAGAGTCATCTAATCACGATGGAAAAGACATTACATTTCAATTCTTTTTTGAAGGAGAAGCTGTCGCGTCAATAGATAGTTTTATCGAACAAAAACCAAGCCTATTCAGTATTGAAACAATTGAGCAATCAACCATTCTTCTATTAAAAAGAGAAAACTATCTTAATATATTAAAGAACTTTCCCGATATCCAAAACACATTTCAAGACTTGTTATTTAAACGATTTAGAATCTATGGAGAACTTTTTATATCAAGAATAAAAAACACTCCACAAGAGCTGTATAAAGACTTAATTGATAATCATTCTGAAATCATAAAGCGAATACCTCAGCATTATATTGCTTCATATCTTGGAATTACTCCAATATCTCTCAGTCGAATTAGGAATCGTAAACAGTAA
- a CDS encoding NAD(P)H-dependent oxidoreductase, whose protein sequence is MRILLVFNHPYEGSYCNAILDAVTRGLLLGGHEVDLIHLDKDKFNPVLTSQDLKAFRDKQAIDPMVLNYKTKLKKADHVIFIFPIWWELMPAMMKGFVDKVIFPGVAYDYTNSNNTKMKPLLMKLKGITLITTMNTPRILYHLFLGNAIKKALLRGTFWKIGYKNLKWISFNMVKQTSNENREKWLRKIEKTINKRVNEK, encoded by the coding sequence ATGAGAATATTATTAGTATTTAATCATCCTTATGAAGGCAGTTACTGCAATGCAATTCTGGATGCTGTAACTAGAGGACTACTATTAGGAGGTCATGAAGTTGATCTAATTCATTTAGATAAGGACAAGTTTAATCCCGTATTGACATCTCAAGATCTAAAAGCTTTTCGAGATAAACAAGCCATCGATCCTATGGTTCTGAACTATAAAACAAAATTAAAAAAAGCTGATCATGTTATTTTCATATTCCCAATCTGGTGGGAGCTTATGCCAGCAATGATGAAAGGCTTCGTTGATAAAGTTATTTTTCCAGGAGTTGCTTATGACTATACGAATAGTAACAATACAAAAATGAAACCATTATTAATGAAACTAAAGGGTATAACATTAATAACAACAATGAATACCCCTCGAATTCTGTATCATTTATTTTTGGGCAATGCAATAAAAAAAGCATTATTGAGAGGAACTTTTTGGAAGATAGGGTACAAGAATCTTAAATGGATTAGTTTTAACATGGTAAAGCAAACGTCTAACGAGAATCGTGAAAAGTGGCTCCGTAAAATTGAGAAAACGATTAACAAGAGAGTAAATGAAAAGTAA
- a CDS encoding HU family DNA-binding protein produces MNKTELIKKVSEETGLTIKDTKKTVEAFLNATMETLKEEDRLIIAGFGSFYTIDREAREVRNPATGKPVKVEAKRIVRFKAGQDFGNKIN; encoded by the coding sequence ATGAACAAAACAGAATTAATTAAAAAGGTTTCTGAAGAAACAGGATTGACAATTAAGGACACAAAGAAAACAGTGGAAGCTTTTCTTAATGCAACCATGGAAACGTTGAAGGAAGAGGACAGACTAATTATTGCTGGATTCGGTTCGTTCTACACTATCGACAGAGAAGCTCGTGAAGTAAGAAACCCTGCAACTGGAAAACCAGTTAAGGTTGAAGCTAAAAGAATTGTTCGTTTCAAAGCTGGACAAGACTTCGGAAACAAGATTAACTAA
- a CDS encoding RNA methyltransferase, with protein sequence MKEIIKHLESFATEERTQLFDRVIENRTKYLTVVLEDIFQAQNASAVLRSCDCFGIQDVHIIENQNEFCIHKEIVMGSTKWLDLHKYNKQENNTREAIRSLKAQGYRIVATTPHEKDVFLHDFDLHEGKAALVFGTELTGISDIVKEEADAFIKVPMYGFTESFNISVCASLVMQDLTTRIRRENVAWQLSEEEKEEIKYEWLKRSIRSADLIISMWEEKNKLICNT encoded by the coding sequence ATGAAAGAGATCATCAAACACCTAGAATCGTTTGCAACAGAAGAACGTACCCAGCTATTTGATCGTGTTATCGAAAATAGAACTAAATATCTTACAGTGGTATTAGAAGACATCTTTCAGGCACAAAATGCAAGTGCTGTACTTCGTTCATGCGACTGTTTTGGCATTCAAGATGTACATATCATTGAAAATCAAAATGAATTCTGCATTCATAAAGAGATTGTCATGGGATCGACGAAATGGCTTGATCTTCATAAGTACAATAAACAAGAGAACAACACAAGAGAAGCGATAAGAAGCTTGAAAGCGCAAGGATATCGCATTGTTGCAACTACTCCTCATGAAAAAGATGTATTTTTACATGACTTTGATCTTCATGAAGGGAAAGCCGCTTTGGTTTTTGGAACAGAACTAACAGGAATCTCGGATATTGTAAAAGAGGAGGCGGATGCTTTCATTAAAGTTCCTATGTACGGTTTTACAGAAAGTTTCAATATATCTGTTTGTGCATCGTTGGTTATGCAAGACCTTACAACTCGAATACGTAGAGAAAACGTTGCTTGGCAACTATCGGAAGAGGAGAAAGAAGAGATAAAGTATGAATGGTTAAAACGGTCGATTCGTTCGGCTGATCTGATTATCTCTATGTGGGAAGAAAAAAATAAATTAATATGTAACACCTAA
- a CDS encoding LytTR family DNA-binding domain-containing protein, which produces MHCLIIDDDPLVRQGLTRMLNKDNRISKIFIAEDGIEGTNLWNEHKQVIDFLILDIELPEMTGIEFLESMEQVPPVILISSKENYGPEAFDHDCVDYILKPIAYQRLSKALGRVEKALAKRSNTGTIKSNKIMIKSNNTHIQLDLDDILFVESEENYVKFYTNHTNYMVHATLKSVHEELPSDRFYKIQRSIVANIYNIQRIRGNIIEFQSEKETYQKTTTKKEELLGILPVLNKK; this is translated from the coding sequence ATGCATTGTTTAATCATAGATGACGATCCATTAGTGAGACAAGGACTCACTCGAATGCTTAATAAGGACAATAGAATCTCCAAAATATTTATTGCAGAGGATGGAATTGAGGGCACAAACTTATGGAACGAGCATAAGCAGGTTATCGATTTTCTAATTCTTGATATTGAATTACCTGAGATGACAGGTATTGAGTTTCTTGAATCCATGGAACAAGTACCCCCAGTAATTCTTATTTCATCGAAAGAGAACTATGGGCCAGAAGCATTCGATCATGATTGTGTTGATTATATTTTAAAACCGATAGCCTATCAACGTCTTTCAAAAGCATTAGGACGAGTAGAAAAAGCATTAGCAAAACGATCTAATACAGGTACTATTAAATCAAATAAGATTATGATTAAATCTAACAACACTCATATTCAGTTAGATTTAGATGATATACTTTTTGTTGAATCAGAAGAGAACTATGTTAAGTTTTATACAAACCATACAAATTACATGGTTCATGCAACATTAAAATCTGTACATGAAGAATTACCAAGTGACCGATTCTACAAGATACAGCGTTCTATTGTTGCCAATATTTACAACATTCAACGGATCAGAGGAAATATCATTGAGTTTCAATCAGAGAAGGAGACTTACCAGAAGACTACAACAAAAAAAGAAGAGCTATTAGGCATACTACCTGTGCTAAATAAAAAATAA
- a CDS encoding dipeptidyl peptidase 3, translated as MNNNDSFQYYIEKFGDTKILRYKLENFSDLSLKQKEYIYYLSEAALCGRDILWDQNGSENLLLRRTMESILTQKDRLDVSEDLWDRFTTFLKRVWFANGIHHHYSMDKFAVPFDKSEWEQLGSAVLSHLTIEETEKLDKLLFDKNYKAKRVSLDTTTDLLSSSANNYYQGVTQVEADKFYEDVAANELEPQPSRGLNTQLIKDDRGNIKERLWHQDGMYGTAIAQITYWLEKAMTVCENSQQEECLALLIAYYKSGDLQTFDQFNIKWVKELSGEVDFINGFIEVYGDALGMKASWESVVQYTDHEASKRTKIISDNAQWFEDHSPTDPAHKKEEVKGVSAKVIHVAMLGGDCYPATPIGINLPNAEWIREAYGSKSVTIENITAAYDKASKGSGFLTEFAYHESEIANAEKYGYLGSNLHTDLHECLGHGSGKMLEGVPVDALKNYHSTLEEARADLFALYYIMDPKLIEVGLIPSLEVGKTEYDNYIRNGLLTQLVRVELGKDLEESHMRNRQLIAQWAYEYGKENHVIEKVVKEGKSFFTIRDYEKLRELFGLLLKEVQRIKSEGDYNAGKALVEQYAVKIDKELHKEVLDRYQKLEIPPYAGFLNPQLKPRYENDQIIDIDIDYDEDYTSQMVRYSSEYSFLA; from the coding sequence ATGAATAACAACGATTCGTTTCAATACTATATAGAGAAATTTGGGGACACCAAAATTTTAAGATATAAGCTGGAGAACTTCAGTGATCTTAGTTTAAAGCAAAAAGAGTATATCTACTATCTTTCTGAAGCAGCGCTGTGTGGTAGAGATATCTTATGGGATCAGAATGGTAGTGAGAACCTACTGTTACGTCGAACAATGGAATCTATCTTAACACAGAAAGATAGGTTAGATGTCTCAGAAGATCTTTGGGATCGATTCACCACATTCCTAAAGAGGGTATGGTTTGCCAATGGTATCCACCACCACTATTCTATGGATAAATTTGCAGTCCCTTTTGACAAGTCTGAATGGGAGCAACTAGGAAGTGCTGTATTATCTCATCTCACGATTGAAGAGACCGAAAAGTTGGACAAACTGCTTTTTGATAAGAATTACAAAGCCAAAAGAGTATCTCTTGATACTACCACCGATTTGTTAAGCTCTTCAGCAAACAACTATTATCAAGGCGTGACACAAGTCGAAGCGGATAAGTTCTATGAAGATGTAGCTGCAAACGAATTGGAACCGCAACCGTCGAGGGGGTTAAATACCCAACTTATCAAAGATGACAGAGGTAATATTAAAGAGAGGCTTTGGCACCAAGACGGAATGTATGGTACTGCAATTGCCCAAATAACCTATTGGTTGGAGAAAGCTATGACTGTTTGCGAAAACAGCCAACAGGAAGAGTGCTTAGCACTTCTTATCGCCTATTATAAGAGTGGCGATCTACAAACATTTGATCAGTTCAACATCAAATGGGTCAAAGAGCTATCAGGAGAAGTTGACTTTATCAATGGATTCATCGAAGTATACGGAGATGCATTAGGAATGAAGGCAAGTTGGGAATCTGTTGTTCAATATACGGATCATGAAGCATCTAAAAGAACAAAGATAATTAGCGATAATGCACAATGGTTTGAGGACCATTCACCAACAGATCCAGCGCATAAGAAGGAAGAGGTAAAAGGTGTGTCCGCAAAGGTTATTCATGTAGCAATGCTTGGTGGAGATTGTTATCCTGCCACACCTATAGGCATCAACCTTCCGAATGCTGAATGGATTAGAGAGGCCTATGGTTCAAAATCTGTAACTATTGAGAATATCACAGCAGCCTATGACAAAGCATCTAAAGGCTCTGGTTTCTTAACAGAATTTGCATACCATGAATCTGAGATAGCTAATGCAGAGAAGTACGGCTATCTTGGAAGTAATCTTCATACCGACCTTCATGAATGTCTTGGTCACGGTTCAGGTAAAATGTTAGAAGGTGTACCTGTAGATGCTCTAAAAAACTATCACTCGACGCTAGAGGAGGCACGTGCGGACCTTTTTGCGCTTTACTATATAATGGATCCAAAACTTATAGAAGTGGGCTTAATTCCATCTCTAGAGGTCGGCAAAACAGAATATGACAATTACATTAGAAACGGACTACTAACACAACTTGTTCGTGTCGAGCTTGGCAAAGACTTAGAGGAGTCACACATGCGAAATAGACAGCTTATCGCGCAGTGGGCGTACGAATATGGCAAAGAAAACCATGTCATAGAAAAAGTTGTTAAAGAGGGCAAAAGCTTCTTTACCATACGTGACTATGAGAAGTTAAGAGAGTTATTTGGACTTCTGTTAAAAGAGGTACAAAGGATTAAGTCTGAAGGCGATTATAACGCAGGTAAAGCACTTGTAGAGCAATACGCTGTAAAGATAGATAAGGAACTTCACAAAGAGGTCCTTGATCGTTACCAGAAGCTAGAGATTCCTCCGTACGCTGGTTTTCTTAACCCTCAACTTAAACCAAGATATGAAAATGATCAAATCATTGATATCGATATCGATTATGATGAAGACTACACATCACAAATGGTAAGGTATAGCAGTGAATATTCATTTTTAGCATAG